The Desulfuromonas versatilis genome has a segment encoding these proteins:
- the polA gene encoding DNA polymerase I → MTRQAKRLFLIDGSSYIYRAYFAIRHLSNSKGEATNAVFGFTNMLLKVVREHAPDHLAVVFDAKGPSFRKELYPEYKANRSAMPEDLVPQIPVIKNLVRAFNMPALELVGYEADDIIATLAKKFAAEGMEITVVTGDKDLMQIVSDRVRLLDTMKDKVFGLEEVAERFGGTPDKVVEVQALAGDSSDNVPGVPGIGEKTARDLIAEFGSVEHLLANIDKVKGKKRQENLRDFAEQARLSRELVTLRDDVQLEVDYDSFVLSEPDRGALTAIFKEMEFHKLIQEFSSDERATGEGYRAVLSEAELDALVATLKKAPRIAFDTETTSLDPTRADLVGISFAVTPGEAWYIPLAHRYLGAPEQLERRLVLDRLRPLFEDQALPKVGQNIKYDVLVMRRAGVEVRGIAFDTMVASYLANPAAKSHGMDNLAAELLSYKTISYSEVTGSGRSQIGFDEVEVEKAVVYAAEDADITLRLAEKLAPMVEESGQQQLFAEVEMPLVAVLADMEWDGVRIDAGFLEKLSAEMEVKLAALEKEIHQLAGGSFNIGSPKQLGEVLFERLGLPRGKKTKTGWSTDVEVLNKLAEEHEIAARILDFRSLAKLKSTYSDALPKLVHPDTGRIHTSFNQTVTATGRLSSSEPNLQNIPIRTEEGSRIREAFIPAQGNLLLSADYSQVELRILAHMAGEEVLRESFERGEDIHRRTASEIFGVFPDMVTAEMRRQAKTINFGVLYGMGAFGLAKALGIGNKEAKQYIENYFARYPKVSGFMEQMKEQAREQAYVTTLLGRHCAIPEIHSRNGAVRGYAERNAINYPIQGSAADIIKVAMVRIHERLQQEKLKTRMVLQVHDELVFDVPEAELEQVKALVKKEMEGAVELDVPLVVDMGVGKNWREAH, encoded by the coding sequence ATGACCCGGCAAGCCAAGCGGCTGTTCCTGATCGACGGCTCTTCTTACATTTATCGTGCCTACTTCGCTATTCGCCACCTCTCCAACTCCAAGGGGGAGGCGACCAACGCGGTGTTCGGTTTCACCAACATGCTGCTCAAGGTGGTGCGCGAGCACGCCCCCGATCACCTGGCCGTGGTATTTGACGCCAAGGGTCCGTCCTTTCGCAAGGAGCTCTACCCCGAATACAAGGCCAACCGCAGCGCCATGCCCGAGGACCTGGTGCCGCAGATTCCGGTCATCAAGAACCTGGTGCGGGCCTTCAACATGCCGGCGCTGGAGCTGGTCGGTTACGAGGCCGACGACATCATCGCCACCCTGGCGAAGAAGTTTGCCGCCGAGGGGATGGAGATCACCGTGGTCACCGGCGACAAGGACCTGATGCAGATCGTCTCCGACCGGGTGCGGCTGCTCGACACCATGAAGGACAAGGTCTTCGGCCTCGAGGAGGTCGCCGAGCGCTTCGGCGGCACCCCCGACAAGGTGGTGGAGGTGCAGGCCCTGGCCGGCGACAGCTCGGACAACGTGCCGGGGGTGCCGGGGATCGGCGAAAAGACCGCCCGGGACCTGATCGCCGAGTTCGGCAGCGTCGAGCACCTGCTGGCGAATATCGACAAGGTCAAGGGGAAGAAGCGCCAGGAGAACCTGCGCGATTTCGCCGAGCAGGCGCGGCTCTCCAGAGAGCTGGTCACCCTCAGGGACGATGTGCAGCTGGAGGTCGATTACGACAGCTTCGTGCTTTCGGAACCGGATCGCGGGGCGCTGACCGCCATTTTCAAGGAGATGGAATTCCACAAGCTGATCCAGGAATTCTCCAGCGACGAGCGGGCCACCGGCGAGGGGTATCGCGCCGTGCTCAGCGAAGCCGAGCTCGATGCCCTGGTGGCGACGCTGAAAAAGGCGCCGCGCATCGCCTTCGATACCGAAACCACCAGCCTCGACCCGACCCGCGCCGATCTGGTCGGCATCTCCTTCGCCGTCACGCCCGGCGAAGCCTGGTACATCCCCCTGGCCCACCGCTACCTGGGGGCGCCCGAGCAGCTCGAGCGCCGGCTGGTGCTCGACAGGCTGCGGCCGCTCTTCGAGGACCAGGCGCTGCCCAAGGTCGGCCAGAACATCAAGTACGACGTGCTGGTGATGCGCCGAGCCGGGGTCGAAGTGCGCGGCATCGCCTTCGACACCATGGTCGCCTCCTACCTCGCCAACCCGGCCGCCAAATCCCACGGCATGGACAACCTGGCCGCCGAACTGCTCAGCTACAAGACCATCAGCTATTCCGAGGTGACCGGCAGCGGCCGCAGCCAGATCGGCTTCGACGAGGTCGAGGTGGAAAAGGCGGTGGTCTACGCCGCCGAGGATGCCGACATCACCCTGCGCCTGGCCGAGAAACTGGCGCCGATGGTTGAAGAGAGCGGCCAGCAGCAGCTCTTCGCCGAGGTGGAGATGCCCCTGGTGGCGGTGCTGGCCGACATGGAATGGGACGGTGTGCGCATCGACGCAGGTTTCCTGGAAAAACTCTCCGCCGAGATGGAGGTCAAGCTCGCCGCCCTGGAAAAAGAGATCCACCAGCTGGCCGGCGGCTCATTCAACATCGGCTCGCCCAAGCAGCTGGGCGAGGTGCTCTTCGAGCGTTTGGGGCTGCCGCGGGGCAAGAAGACCAAGACCGGCTGGTCCACCGACGTCGAGGTGCTCAACAAGCTGGCCGAAGAGCATGAGATCGCCGCGCGCATCCTCGACTTCCGCTCGCTGGCCAAGCTCAAGAGCACCTACAGCGATGCCCTGCCCAAGCTGGTGCACCCCGATACCGGGCGCATCCACACCTCCTTCAACCAGACGGTGACCGCCACCGGCAGGCTCTCCTCGAGCGAGCCGAACCTGCAGAACATCCCCATTCGCACCGAGGAGGGGAGCCGCATCCGCGAGGCCTTCATCCCCGCCCAAGGGAACCTGCTGCTCTCGGCCGACTACTCCCAGGTCGAACTGCGCATCCTGGCGCACATGGCCGGCGAGGAGGTGCTGCGCGAGAGCTTCGAGCGCGGCGAGGACATCCACCGGCGCACCGCCAGCGAGATTTTCGGGGTGTTCCCCGATATGGTCACCGCCGAGATGCGCCGCCAGGCCAAGACCATCAACTTCGGCGTGCTCTACGGCATGGGCGCCTTCGGCCTGGCCAAGGCCCTGGGGATCGGCAACAAGGAGGCCAAGCAGTACATCGAGAACTACTTCGCCCGCTATCCCAAGGTCTCCGGCTTCATGGAGCAGATGAAGGAGCAGGCCCGGGAGCAGGCCTACGTCACCACCCTGCTCGGGCGCCACTGCGCGATCCCCGAGATCCACAGCCGCAACGGCGCGGTGCGCGGCTACGCCGAGCGCAACGCCATCAACTACCCCATCCAGGGCTCGGCGGCCGACATCATCAAAGTCGCCATGGTCCGCATCCACGAGCGCCTGCAGCAGGAAAAGCTCAAGACCCGCATGGTGCTGCAGGTGCACGACGAACTGGTGTTCGATGTGCCCGAGGCCGAGCTGGAACAGGTCAAGGCCCTGGTGAAAAAAGAGATGGAGGGGGCGGTGGAGCTCGACGTGCCGCTGGTGGTCGATATGGGCGTGGGGAAGAACTGGCGCGAGGCGCATTAG
- the gspC gene encoding type II secretion system protein GspC, translating into MLSFIQRYFRGIYLLLFSLLGLSLGGLTATGLGVLLSPPIRFDEGTVREAPAPTRKASLSDYQVVLQRNIFDSTGQGVQSLAPAPQPDQPAERSAGPRTSLTLLGTVAAGPDSLALIRAGNEGAIYRLEDEVPGGGKVSEITRSLVKIQYPDGSVEVLQLFEPAGGSAPGAASAPGPTGAAESGEGIREVGENRWEIAQSEVEKARGNINELLKQARMEPNIVDGRTEGFVVRMIQRNSLLAKLGIRRGDVVMQVNGVELDSPEKALQIFQQLREARNISIGLTRNGEPMNFEYDIN; encoded by the coding sequence ATGCTTTCCTTCATCCAGAGATATTTCCGAGGGATCTACCTGCTGCTGTTCAGCCTGCTCGGCCTCTCCCTGGGGGGACTGACCGCCACCGGACTGGGGGTGCTGCTGAGCCCGCCGATCCGCTTCGACGAAGGGACGGTCCGCGAGGCGCCGGCCCCGACCCGCAAGGCCTCGCTGAGCGATTACCAGGTGGTCCTGCAGCGCAACATCTTCGACTCGACCGGCCAGGGCGTCCAGTCCCTCGCGCCGGCCCCCCAGCCTGACCAGCCCGCCGAAAGGAGCGCCGGTCCCCGGACCAGTCTGACCCTGCTCGGCACGGTGGCCGCGGGCCCGGATTCCCTGGCCCTGATCCGCGCCGGCAACGAAGGGGCCATTTACCGGTTGGAGGATGAGGTTCCCGGTGGGGGGAAGGTTTCCGAAATCACCCGCAGCCTGGTGAAGATCCAATACCCCGACGGCAGCGTCGAGGTGCTCCAGCTCTTCGAACCAGCCGGCGGCAGCGCCCCCGGCGCCGCCTCCGCCCCTGGCCCGACGGGCGCCGCGGAGTCGGGGGAGGGGATCCGCGAGGTGGGTGAAAACCGCTGGGAAATCGCCCAGTCCGAGGTGGAAAAAGCCCGCGGCAACATCAACGAACTGCTCAAGCAGGCGCGCATGGAGCCGAACATCGTCGACGGCCGGACCGAGGGGTTCGTGGTGCGCATGATCCAGCGCAACTCGCTTCTGGCCAAACTGGGCATTCGTCGGGGCGACGTGGTCATGCAGGTCAACGGGGTGGAACTCGACAGCCCCGAAAAGGCCCTGCAGATCTTCCAGCAACTGCGCGAGGCCCGCAACATCTCCATCGGCCTGACCCGCAATGGCGAGCCGATGAATTTCGAGTATGATATCAACTAG
- the gspD gene encoding type II secretion system secretin GspD has protein sequence MIRTLKSLGAAMLLAALCLHPTNLAAQQPATAPAVADGKVTLDFRDIELTDLIKTISELTGKNFIYDDTVRGKVTIISPQSMSLDEAYQLFLTVLNVRDFTVVPSGNVNKIVANKNAKESNLPTLTDGPARAGENYVTRLVPLSNIDANLLATSVLTPLVPKTSSIVAFSPSNTLVITDSGANIDRLVRIIKQLDVPSGLEALEVITLDFASAEEVASIASQVLTQTLATPRRGRAAANVQTAGTSEMSKIIPYSRTNALVIMATADDLATIRGLVAKLDQKQPEKRSNINVYYLENADAETLAKTLNEILTGIKAQARTTPRQTAQAAAGAAQQVALVSEAVSITADKPTNSLIINATPEDYEILRGIIGQLDIKRKQVFVEALILELSMDATQNLGASLQGALDVGSDSVVFGTSNLNTGPAGLSDLASSTGEDGGLPTLLSRTINGILLGGLFNPITVVGPDGNTISVPALSALIDLSRTDSNVNILSAPRLLTSDNEEAEIIVGSNVPIITQRLTDTGGSAGLAQSVAVERQDVALTLRFTPQVTEGDLVRLNVFQEITDIATNSVGDVDQVGPTLTKRALRNTVLAENGKTVVLGGLIGTNVQETISKVPFLGDLPLLGWLFRSEGTQERKTNLLIFITPRIVRNAEDLAAVTRRSRDSMYNFQQEQMRSSLSSDYMESFRDNLIGIPMQDAPPGN, from the coding sequence ATGATCCGCACTCTAAAAAGCCTGGGCGCCGCCATGCTGCTGGCCGCGCTCTGCCTTCACCCGACCAATCTGGCTGCCCAGCAGCCGGCTACCGCGCCCGCCGTCGCCGACGGGAAGGTGACCCTCGATTTTCGCGACATCGAGCTCACCGACCTGATCAAGACCATCAGCGAGCTGACCGGCAAAAACTTCATCTACGACGACACGGTGCGGGGCAAGGTGACCATCATTTCCCCGCAGAGCATGAGCCTCGACGAGGCTTACCAGCTGTTTCTCACCGTGCTCAACGTGCGCGATTTCACCGTGGTCCCTTCGGGGAACGTCAACAAGATCGTCGCCAACAAAAACGCCAAGGAGAGCAATCTCCCCACGCTGACCGACGGTCCGGCTCGGGCTGGTGAAAACTACGTCACCAGGCTCGTGCCGCTGTCGAATATCGACGCCAACCTGCTGGCCACCTCGGTGCTGACCCCGCTGGTTCCCAAGACCAGCAGCATCGTCGCCTTCTCCCCGTCCAACACCCTGGTGATCACCGACAGCGGCGCCAACATCGACCGGCTGGTGCGCATCATCAAGCAGCTCGACGTCCCCAGCGGGCTCGAAGCACTGGAGGTGATCACCCTGGATTTCGCCAGCGCTGAGGAGGTGGCCAGCATCGCCTCCCAGGTCCTCACCCAGACGCTGGCCACCCCCAGGCGCGGTCGGGCCGCGGCCAACGTGCAGACCGCCGGCACCTCGGAGATGAGCAAGATCATCCCCTATTCGCGCACCAACGCCCTGGTGATCATGGCCACGGCCGACGACCTGGCGACGATCCGCGGCCTGGTGGCCAAGCTCGACCAGAAGCAGCCGGAGAAACGCTCCAACATCAACGTCTACTACCTGGAGAACGCCGACGCCGAGACCCTGGCCAAGACCCTCAACGAAATTCTTACCGGCATCAAGGCCCAGGCCCGCACCACCCCTCGGCAGACTGCCCAGGCCGCGGCCGGCGCGGCCCAGCAGGTGGCGCTGGTCAGCGAGGCGGTGAGCATCACCGCCGACAAGCCGACCAACTCGCTGATCATCAACGCCACCCCCGAAGACTACGAGATTCTCCGCGGCATCATCGGCCAGCTCGACATCAAGCGCAAGCAGGTCTTCGTCGAGGCGCTGATCCTCGAGCTCTCCATGGACGCCACCCAGAACCTCGGTGCCTCCCTGCAGGGGGCCCTCGACGTGGGGAGCGACAGCGTGGTGTTCGGCACCAGCAACCTCAATACCGGCCCGGCCGGCCTCTCCGACCTCGCTTCCAGCACCGGCGAGGACGGCGGCCTTCCCACGCTGCTCAGCCGGACCATCAACGGCATCCTGCTCGGCGGCCTGTTCAACCCGATCACCGTGGTCGGCCCCGACGGCAACACCATCAGCGTACCGGCCCTCTCGGCCCTCATCGACCTGTCGCGCACCGACTCCAACGTCAACATTCTCTCGGCGCCGCGCCTGCTGACTTCGGACAACGAAGAGGCCGAAATCATCGTCGGCTCCAACGTGCCGATCATCACCCAGCGACTCACCGACACCGGCGGCAGCGCCGGGCTGGCGCAGAGCGTGGCGGTGGAGCGCCAGGACGTGGCGCTGACCCTGCGCTTCACCCCCCAGGTCACCGAGGGGGACTTGGTGCGCCTCAACGTTTTCCAGGAGATCACCGACATCGCCACCAACAGCGTCGGCGACGTCGACCAGGTGGGCCCCACCTTGACCAAGCGCGCCCTGCGCAACACGGTGCTGGCCGAAAACGGCAAGACCGTGGTGCTCGGCGGCCTGATCGGCACCAACGTCCAGGAGACCATCAGCAAGGTGCCGTTCCTCGGCGACCTGCCGCTGCTCGGTTGGCTGTTCCGCAGCGAGGGGACCCAGGAGCGCAAGACCAACCTGCTGATCTTCATCACCCCGCGCATCGTGCGCAACGCCGAGGACCTGGCCGCCGTTACCCGGCGCAGCCGCGACAGCATGTACAATTTTCAGCAGGAGCAGATGCGCTCCAGCCTGAGCAGCGACTACATGGAGTCGTTCCGGGACAACCTGATCGGCATCCCCATGCAGGATGCCCCCCCGGGCAACTGA
- the gspE gene encoding type II secretion system ATPase GspE gives MSAWKPLGEILRESYQIPAERIEVALAAQAEKKLRLGEILLGMKALSSEVLARALAEQQQIPFLDRVVADASVNELLGQVPITFAKEYRVFPLERREGVLRVAVADPLDTRPLNDLAALTREIIEVCVAQPEEILRAINRSYEDRAGEAQEFVEEIEGQGAEGLARGLEPADLLDASDEAPIIRFVNSLITQGYRERASDIHIEPFENALIVRYRIDGVLYEVLRPPHKAQASITSRIKIMSGLNIAEKRLPQDGRFRVRIAGKDLDVRVSTLPTAFGERVVMRLLEQSSSVLTLEDVGMESELLAQVNRMIHKSHGIFLVTGPTGSGKTTTLYAALTRLNSREKNIITVEDPIEYQLSGVGQIQVNPKINLTFANGLRSILRQDPDIIMVGEIRDGETAEIAVQSALTGHMVFSTLHTNDAAGALTRLVEMGIEPFLAASSIVGILAQRLVRRICPDCREAYHPAPELIREMGLEGAVPAGAAFYRGKGCPSCMDIGYRGRTGIYELLTVDEQIRDLLLQNKDSSSIKASAMRRGMQPLRESGLARALKGETTLEEVVRVTQEEV, from the coding sequence ATGAGTGCCTGGAAACCCCTCGGGGAGATACTTCGGGAAAGCTACCAGATCCCCGCCGAACGCATCGAGGTCGCCCTCGCCGCCCAGGCGGAGAAAAAGCTGCGGCTCGGCGAAATCCTGCTCGGCATGAAGGCCCTGAGCAGCGAAGTGCTGGCGCGGGCTCTCGCCGAACAACAGCAGATCCCCTTTCTCGACAGGGTCGTCGCCGACGCCTCGGTCAACGAACTGCTCGGCCAGGTGCCGATCACCTTCGCCAAGGAGTACCGGGTCTTCCCCCTGGAACGGCGCGAAGGGGTCCTGCGGGTCGCCGTGGCCGACCCCCTCGACACCCGCCCGCTCAACGACCTGGCCGCCCTGACCCGGGAGATCATCGAGGTCTGCGTTGCCCAGCCCGAGGAGATCCTGCGCGCCATCAACCGCAGCTACGAGGACCGCGCCGGCGAGGCCCAGGAGTTCGTCGAGGAGATCGAGGGCCAGGGGGCCGAAGGGCTGGCCCGGGGCCTGGAGCCCGCCGACCTGCTCGACGCCTCGGACGAGGCGCCGATCATCCGCTTCGTCAACAGCCTGATCACCCAGGGCTACCGCGAGCGGGCCAGCGACATCCACATCGAGCCCTTCGAAAACGCCCTCATCGTGCGCTACCGCATCGACGGCGTGCTCTACGAGGTGCTGCGGCCGCCGCACAAGGCTCAGGCCAGCATCACCTCGCGCATCAAGATCATGTCCGGGCTCAACATCGCCGAGAAGCGCTTGCCCCAGGACGGCCGCTTCCGCGTGCGCATCGCTGGCAAGGACCTCGACGTGCGCGTCTCGACCCTGCCCACCGCCTTCGGCGAGCGGGTGGTCATGCGTCTGCTCGAGCAGTCCTCGAGCGTGCTGACCCTCGAGGACGTGGGGATGGAGTCCGAGCTGCTGGCCCAGGTCAACCGGATGATCCACAAGAGCCACGGCATCTTCCTGGTCACCGGCCCCACCGGTTCGGGCAAGACCACCACCCTCTATGCAGCCCTGACCCGGCTCAACAGCCGCGAGAAGAACATCATCACCGTCGAGGACCCCATCGAGTACCAGCTCTCCGGGGTCGGTCAGATTCAGGTCAACCCCAAGATCAACCTGACCTTCGCCAACGGCCTGCGCTCCATCCTGCGCCAGGACCCGGACATCATCATGGTCGGCGAGATCCGCGACGGCGAAACCGCCGAGATCGCCGTGCAGTCGGCGCTGACCGGCCACATGGTCTTCTCGACCCTGCACACCAACGACGCCGCCGGGGCCCTGACCCGCCTGGTCGAGATGGGGATCGAGCCGTTTCTGGCCGCCTCCTCCATCGTCGGCATCCTCGCCCAGCGCCTGGTGCGGCGCATCTGCCCCGACTGCCGCGAGGCCTACCACCCCGCCCCCGAGCTGATCCGCGAGATGGGGCTGGAAGGCGCGGTCCCCGCCGGGGCCGCCTTCTACCGCGGCAAGGGCTGCCCGAGCTGCATGGATATCGGCTACCGCGGCCGCACCGGCATCTACGAGCTGCTGACGGTGGACGAGCAGATCCGCGACCTGCTGCTGCAGAACAAGGACTCCTCCTCCATCAAGGCCTCGGCCATGCGCCGCGGCATGCAGCCGCTGCGCGAGTCGGGGCTGGCCAGGGCCCTCAAGGGCGAGACCACCCTCGAGGAAGTCGTGCGCGTCACCCAGGAGGAGGTATAA
- the gspF gene encoding type II secretion system inner membrane protein GspF: MPLFEYSGLNAQGKKVSGVVEGSGRKAVIQKLRGEGVYPTELREEKAAGAKRALFKREFRRRVPVAELAAATRQLATLLGAGLSLDEALGTVAGQLEQPTLARAMGTVRDEVIQGESLHASLEKHPRIFAPLYVNMVQVGENTGTLDQVLQRLADFLEDQARLKSRITAAMAYPLLMALIGAGVLFFLFTFVVPKVTRMLEDLGQALPWPTRMLIAGSDLLGQWWWVGVLLLAGALFLLRRYAATEAGRMHLDRLALRAPLFGRLNLLLATARLTRTLATLLRSGVPLLKALDIARNLLQNRVLRKAIEDTAVAVREGEGLAPPLRRSGVFPPMVAQMAAVGERSGELEEMLLRVSESYEHQVDMSIAGMLSLLEPVMILFMGGAVGFIVMAILLPIFQASQGMG; encoded by the coding sequence TTGCCCTTGTTCGAGTACAGCGGCCTGAATGCCCAGGGCAAGAAGGTTTCGGGAGTCGTCGAGGGCTCGGGCAGAAAGGCGGTCATCCAGAAACTGCGCGGCGAGGGGGTTTACCCCACGGAGCTGCGCGAGGAGAAGGCCGCCGGCGCCAAGCGTGCCCTGTTCAAGCGGGAGTTTCGCCGCCGGGTGCCGGTGGCGGAGCTGGCCGCGGCCACCCGCCAGCTGGCGACCCTGCTCGGCGCCGGCCTCTCCCTCGACGAAGCCCTCGGCACCGTGGCCGGACAGCTGGAGCAACCCACCCTGGCCCGCGCCATGGGCACGGTGCGCGACGAGGTGATCCAGGGCGAGTCCCTGCACGCCTCGCTGGAGAAGCACCCGCGGATCTTCGCCCCCCTGTACGTCAACATGGTGCAGGTCGGCGAAAACACCGGCACCCTCGACCAGGTGCTGCAGCGGCTGGCGGATTTTCTCGAAGACCAGGCCCGCCTTAAGTCACGCATCACCGCGGCCATGGCCTATCCGCTGCTGATGGCGCTGATCGGCGCCGGGGTGCTGTTCTTCCTGTTCACCTTCGTGGTGCCCAAGGTCACCCGGATGCTCGAGGACCTCGGCCAGGCCCTGCCCTGGCCGACCCGCATGCTGATCGCCGGTAGCGACCTGCTCGGCCAATGGTGGTGGGTCGGCGTGCTGCTGCTGGCTGGGGCCCTGTTTTTGCTGCGCCGCTACGCCGCCACCGAGGCCGGGCGCATGCACCTCGACCGGCTGGCCCTGCGGGCGCCGCTGTTCGGCCGGCTCAACCTGCTGCTGGCCACCGCCCGACTGACCCGCACCCTGGCCACCCTGCTGCGTAGCGGGGTGCCCCTGCTCAAGGCCCTGGACATCGCCCGGAACCTGCTGCAGAACCGGGTGCTGCGCAAGGCCATCGAAGATACCGCGGTAGCGGTGCGCGAAGGCGAGGGGCTGGCCCCTCCCCTGCGCCGCTCTGGGGTTTTCCCGCCCATGGTGGCGCAGATGGCCGCCGTCGGCGAGCGCAGCGGCGAGCTCGAGGAGATGCTGCTGCGGGTCTCCGAATCCTACGAGCACCAGGTCGATATGTCCATCGCGGGGATGCTCTCGCTGCTCGAGCCGGTCATGATCCTGTTCATGGGCGGCGCCGTCGGCTTCATCGTCATGGCCATCCTGCTGCCGATCTTCCAGGCCAGCCAGGGGATGGGGTGA
- the gspG gene encoding type II secretion system major pseudopilin GspG — MRKSILRSNRGFTLIEIMVVVVILGILAAIVVPRLLERPEEARRVKAAADIKGLEEAIGLFKLDNGFYPSTDQGLQALVSKPETGRIPTKYHEGGYLKNLPKDPWGSDYVYLSPGIHGEYDIISYGGDGEPGGEGNSADVNSWEIE, encoded by the coding sequence ATGCGCAAATCGATTCTACGCAGCAACAGGGGTTTCACCCTGATCGAGATCATGGTCGTGGTGGTCATCCTCGGCATCCTCGCCGCCATCGTCGTCCCAAGGCTGCTGGAGCGGCCCGAGGAGGCACGGCGGGTCAAGGCGGCCGCCGACATCAAGGGGCTCGAGGAGGCGATCGGGCTGTTCAAGCTCGACAACGGCTTCTACCCCTCCACCGACCAGGGGCTGCAGGCCCTGGTCAGCAAGCCCGAGACCGGCCGTATCCCCACCAAATACCACGAGGGCGGCTACCTGAAGAACCTGCCCAAGGACCCCTGGGGCAGCGACTATGTCTACCTCTCCCCGGGTATCCACGGCGAGTACGACATCATCTCCTATGGCGGCGACGGCGAGCCCGGCGGCGAGGGGAACAGCGCGGATGTCAACAGCTGGGAAATCGAATAG
- a CDS encoding prepilin-type N-terminal cleavage/methylation domain-containing protein — protein sequence MSTAGKSNRGFTLVELALVLLLIGLFAGLTVPLLTGVGEDSLGSSARRIAGTVKYYYNEAALKQTPFRLVYDIDNGTFRVKQLERDGELVDAEGVGRLQRLKGDVRFKDLDIAGRGKRSSGEVVTEILPIGWMEGTVIHLAEGSRNLTLRINPFTGQTEVFDGYREF from the coding sequence ATGTCAACAGCTGGGAAATCGAATAGGGGCTTCACCCTCGTCGAGCTGGCCCTGGTGCTGCTGCTGATCGGCCTGTTCGCCGGGCTGACCGTGCCGCTGCTCACCGGGGTCGGCGAGGACAGCCTCGGCTCCTCGGCCCGGCGCATCGCCGGTACGGTCAAGTACTATTACAACGAGGCGGCGCTCAAGCAGACCCCCTTTCGGCTGGTCTACGACATCGACAATGGGACCTTCAGGGTCAAGCAGCTGGAGCGCGACGGCGAACTGGTCGATGCCGAAGGGGTCGGCCGCCTGCAGCGGCTCAAGGGGGATGTGCGGTTCAAGGATCTGGACATCGCCGGGCGCGGCAAACGCAGCAGCGGCGAGGTGGTCACCGAAATCCTCCCCATCGGCTGGATGGAGGGGACGGTCATCCACCTGGCGGAAGGCTCGCGCAACCTGACCCTGCGCATCAACCCCTTTACCGGGCAGACGGAAGTTTTCGATGGGTATCGGGAATTTTGA
- the gspI gene encoding type II secretion system minor pseudopilin GspI translates to MTGNGKGFTLLEVMIALAIAGIALITLLSLGNRSLGTHTRLQKITQATLLAQERMTEIEASAEARTLNYADDAEPFEDPFGEFRWSVHFEDTPIPSVRMVTVKVLWGEEAKNELVELSSFLF, encoded by the coding sequence GTGACTGGTAACGGCAAAGGCTTTACGCTGCTCGAGGTCATGATCGCCCTGGCGATCGCCGGGATCGCCCTGATCACCCTGCTGTCGCTGGGCAATCGCTCCCTGGGCACCCACACCCGGCTGCAGAAGATCACCCAGGCGACCCTGCTGGCCCAGGAGCGGATGACCGAGATCGAGGCCTCCGCCGAGGCGCGCACCCTGAACTACGCCGACGACGCGGAGCCCTTCGAAGACCCCTTTGGGGAATTCCGCTGGAGCGTTCACTTCGAGGATACCCCCATCCCCTCGGTGCGCATGGTGACCGTCAAGGTGCTCTGGGGCGAAGAGGCGAAAAACGAGCTGGTCGAGCTCAGTTCGTTCCTGTTCTGA
- a CDS encoding type II secretion system protein GspJ, which yields MGLNPKSIKPISGVAPPGGFTLVEVLVAVTITSLLLLSVYGVFTSVSRTKQRLESDGEGYHQARVLFDRIGREVRGAFFSSGSPGTLFKGGENADRNKYLELTTTAVTPQGSGGAGIAVVQYELALDREGQQERRVLLRREYSLSDSEGPERLPYRLATGIESMQLRFYSGSDWFEEWDAASQGLPHMVEVTLSVRVGEQPVPFRTILEVPRI from the coding sequence TTGGGCCTGAACCCAAAAAGCATAAAACCCATTTCAGGGGTCGCGCCCCCTGGCGGCTTCACCCTCGTCGAGGTGCTGGTCGCCGTCACCATCACCAGCTTGCTGCTGCTCTCGGTCTACGGCGTGTTCACCTCGGTGAGCCGCACCAAGCAGCGGCTGGAGAGCGACGGTGAAGGCTACCACCAGGCCCGGGTGCTGTTCGACCGCATCGGGCGCGAGGTGCGCGGCGCGTTTTTCAGTTCCGGCTCGCCGGGGACGCTGTTCAAGGGCGGCGAGAACGCCGACCGCAACAAGTACCTCGAGCTGACCACCACCGCCGTCACCCCCCAGGGGAGCGGCGGGGCCGGGATCGCGGTGGTGCAGTACGAACTGGCCCTGGATCGCGAGGGGCAGCAGGAGCGCCGGGTGCTACTGCGCCGCGAATATTCCCTGTCCGACAGCGAGGGGCCCGAGCGGCTCCCCTACCGCCTGGCCACCGGCATCGAGTCGATGCAGTTGCGTTTTTACAGCGGCAGCGACTGGTTCGAGGAATGGGATGCGGCAAGCCAGGGGCTGCCGCACATGGTGGAGGTGACCCTTTCGGTACGGGTCGGCGAGCAGCCGGTCCCCTTCCGCACCATCCTCGAAGTGCCGAGGATTTAG